A genome region from Dolichospermum compactum NIES-806 includes the following:
- the lhgO gene encoding L-2-hydroxyglutarate oxidase codes for MYDFAIIGGGIVGLSTAMALGERYPHAKILVLEKESQWAFHQTGNNSGVIHSGIYYKPGSFKATFSRDGSRSMVEFCQKYDIDHEVCGKVIVASNQQELPRLENLYTRGLENGIPVKRISSEEVKEIEPHVSCVGGVQVFSTGIVNYKQVCLKYAELIRNQGGDLRLNIQVLKIVRSGKNQVLETNNGSFETRFVINCAGLHSDRIAKLGKANPEAKIVPFRGEYYELTPEKRYLVKTLIYPVPNPDFPFLGVHFTRMIDNTVHAGPNAVLSLKREGYKKTDFDLRDFAEVITYPGFWKLAAKHADEGIQEIIRSFSKAAFVKSLQKLIPEIQAKDVIPTHAGVRAQALMNNGSLVDDFLIVNGDNSIHVCNAPSPAATSSLEIGKAIVKQIPEPTHLHSLVSS; via the coding sequence ATGTACGATTTTGCAATTATTGGTGGGGGAATAGTTGGACTTTCCACTGCAATGGCTTTAGGAGAGCGTTATCCTCATGCTAAAATATTAGTGTTAGAAAAAGAGAGCCAATGGGCATTTCATCAAACTGGTAATAATAGCGGTGTCATTCATTCCGGTATTTACTATAAACCGGGAAGCTTTAAGGCTACATTTTCCCGTGATGGTAGCCGTTCAATGGTAGAATTTTGCCAGAAATATGATATTGATCATGAAGTTTGTGGTAAAGTAATTGTTGCCAGTAATCAACAAGAATTACCTCGCTTAGAAAATCTCTACACACGCGGGTTAGAAAACGGCATTCCTGTTAAAAGAATCAGTTCAGAAGAAGTTAAAGAAATTGAACCTCATGTGAGTTGTGTGGGTGGAGTTCAGGTATTTAGTACAGGGATTGTTAATTACAAACAAGTTTGTTTAAAATATGCGGAATTAATTCGCAATCAAGGGGGAGATTTACGTCTTAACATACAAGTTTTGAAAATTGTCCGCAGTGGCAAAAATCAGGTATTAGAAACTAACAATGGCAGTTTTGAAACTCGATTTGTAATTAATTGTGCCGGATTGCATAGCGATCGCATTGCAAAATTAGGTAAAGCTAATCCTGAAGCTAAAATCGTTCCCTTTCGCGGTGAATATTACGAACTTACCCCCGAAAAACGCTATTTGGTGAAAACTCTCATTTACCCAGTTCCTAATCCAGATTTCCCCTTTCTCGGCGTGCATTTCACCCGGATGATTGATAACACTGTTCACGCGGGTCCCAATGCAGTTCTAAGCCTCAAACGTGAAGGTTACAAAAAAACCGACTTTGACTTGCGAGATTTTGCCGAAGTTATCACCTATCCTGGCTTTTGGAAACTAGCAGCAAAACACGCCGACGAAGGAATTCAAGAAATTATTCGTTCCTTTAGTAAAGCAGCCTTTGTCAAAAGTTTGCAAAAACTAATTCCCGAAATTCAAGCAAAAGATGTAATTCCCACCCATGCAGGAGTTCGCGCTCAAGCATTAATGAATAATGGTTCTCTGGTAGATGACTTTTTAATCGTTAATGGTGATAATTCCATTCATGTTTGCAATGCACCTTCACCCGCTGCAACTTCTTCCTTAGAAATTGGTAAAGCTATAGTTAAGCAAATACCAGAACCTACTCATTTGCACAGTTTAGTCTCTTCGTAG
- the rfbF gene encoding glucose-1-phosphate cytidylyltransferase, with protein MKAVILAGGLGTRLSEETSIRPKPMVEVGGKPILWHIMKTYSAHGINDFIICCGYKGYIIKEYFANYFLHMSDVTFDMRFNQMNVHSGYAEPWRVTLVNTGDNTMTGGRLKQVREHIGNETFCFTYGDGVSNINITELIKFHREQKTLATLSAVQPAGRFGAISLGQEQTKITSFKEKPEGDGAWINGGYFVLEPQVIDFIADSSTVWEKEPLEKLADLEQLAAYKHDGFWQPMDTLRDKNYLEDLWKNGKAPWQVW; from the coding sequence ATGAAAGCAGTAATTTTAGCAGGAGGTCTGGGTACAAGGTTAAGTGAAGAAACCAGTATCAGACCCAAACCAATGGTTGAAGTTGGTGGTAAGCCAATTCTCTGGCACATAATGAAAACTTACTCTGCTCATGGTATTAATGATTTCATTATTTGTTGCGGTTACAAAGGGTACATCATTAAAGAATACTTTGCCAACTATTTTTTACATATGTCAGACGTGACATTTGATATGCGATTTAATCAAATGAATGTCCATTCTGGATATGCTGAACCCTGGCGCGTCACCTTGGTAAATACAGGTGATAATACAATGACAGGTGGACGTTTAAAGCAAGTTCGTGAACATATTGGGAATGAAACCTTTTGTTTCACCTATGGTGATGGTGTAAGTAATATTAATATTACAGAATTAATTAAATTCCATCGAGAACAAAAGACATTAGCAACACTCAGCGCAGTGCAACCAGCAGGAAGATTTGGAGCAATTTCTCTAGGACAAGAACAAACTAAAATCACCAGTTTTAAAGAAAAACCGGAAGGTGATGGTGCTTGGATTAATGGTGGCTATTTTGTTCTAGAACCACAGGTAATTGATTTTATTGCTGATAGTTCAACTGTGTGGGAGAAAGAACCATTAGAAAAGTTAGCTGACTTAGAACAGTTAGCGGCTTACAAACATGATGGTTTTTGGCAACCAATGGACACATTAAGAGATAAAAACTATCTAGAGGATCTATGGAAAAATGGTAAAGCTCCTTGGCAAGTTTGGTAA
- a CDS encoding tetratricopeptide repeat protein, translated as MQVLRHLPSPEILNLSVSVGHGGEACIYAVPSDENLVAKIYHKPTVSYAQKLRAMLANPPVNPTDNLGHISIAWPQELLQAADGSGKVVGFVMPRIRGMRPIMDFYNPGIRRQHCPLFNYQYLLRTARNLAAAFAALHASRYCVGDVNESNILVSDTALVTLVDTDSFQVTEPLQNVVYRCSVGKPEYTPPELQNKTFADYDREIHHDLFGLAVLIFQLLMEGTHPFSGIFQGAVDPPTYQGRILSGHFTYSQKKQVPYLPTPISPSWNLLHPSLRDLFVRCFEDGHDQPWLRPNAQTWLSALTAVEESLMICQVNLQHLYHNHLDKCPWCERTKRLGGRDPFPSLVAIASKQHLQPRQKPSKRRHIPTPRITQPLRPNYPVYHWQPIANQQFYHPPAGQKLNRKLYGVIFGVMGLGLLGYLDVMIKFTRPFVSQNPYTQQSLMSRTPNQTADLPSLSFADYYQRGDTAYHQQDYEQAVVNFTEAIKKNPQSAKGYINLGNAQYNLNNYEAALANYNQALKLNPQEVKAYISRGNAYYMLADYSSDPDKEYKQAIADFNAAISIDKTDAEAYIRRGIVRFETTKYINNSFPEYQKSIADFTEAIKLNSAKIDAYFQRGLVRYQMAQYSSNYATEYKQAIADFTEAIKLNPRLAKGYLRRGMAYYELAQYGEGIADKNHVQAVADLETAAKVSLEQNDMDNYQQSLSSICIVVANKCDSLLSNTILTRQSN; from the coding sequence ATGCAGGTACTACGTCATCTTCCTAGCCCGGAAATTCTCAACCTCTCTGTCAGTGTGGGACATGGTGGTGAGGCTTGTATCTATGCAGTTCCGTCGGATGAGAACTTGGTAGCGAAAATCTATCATAAACCAACTGTCTCTTATGCCCAAAAACTGCGGGCGATGCTTGCTAATCCTCCTGTGAATCCGACGGATAATTTAGGGCATATTTCTATTGCTTGGCCACAGGAATTATTGCAAGCGGCGGATGGTAGCGGTAAGGTCGTTGGCTTTGTGATGCCCAGAATTCGGGGAATGCGACCAATTATGGATTTTTATAATCCAGGGATTCGCCGACAACATTGCCCTTTGTTTAATTATCAATATTTGTTGCGAACTGCCCGGAATCTGGCTGCGGCTTTTGCGGCTTTGCACGCCAGCCGATACTGTGTTGGTGATGTGAATGAGTCGAATATTTTGGTGAGTGATACGGCTTTGGTGACGTTGGTGGATACGGATTCGTTTCAAGTGACGGAACCGTTGCAGAATGTTGTTTATCGTTGTTCTGTGGGTAAGCCTGAATATACGCCTCCAGAATTACAGAATAAAACTTTTGCGGACTATGATCGAGAAATTCATCATGATTTATTTGGGTTGGCTGTGCTGATTTTTCAGTTGTTAATGGAAGGAACTCACCCATTTTCTGGGATATTTCAAGGGGCGGTAGATCCTCCAACCTACCAAGGGAGGATTCTTTCTGGACATTTTACCTATAGTCAAAAGAAACAAGTTCCCTATCTACCAACGCCTATTTCTCCTAGCTGGAATCTGCTTCATCCTAGTTTGCGGGATTTATTTGTGCGTTGTTTTGAGGATGGTCATGATCAACCTTGGTTACGCCCTAATGCTCAAACTTGGTTGTCGGCTTTAACGGCGGTGGAGGAGAGTTTAATGATTTGTCAGGTGAATCTTCAGCATCTTTATCATAATCATTTGGATAAGTGTCCTTGGTGTGAGCGGACTAAAAGATTGGGTGGGAGAGATCCATTTCCGTCATTGGTGGCGATCGCTTCTAAACAACATCTACAACCACGCCAAAAACCGTCTAAACGTCGCCATATTCCCACTCCCCGCATTACTCAGCCATTAAGACCAAATTATCCGGTGTATCATTGGCAACCTATAGCTAACCAGCAGTTTTATCATCCTCCCGCTGGTCAAAAATTAAATCGGAAGTTATATGGTGTGATTTTTGGGGTGATGGGATTGGGTCTTTTGGGCTATTTGGATGTAATGATTAAATTTACCCGTCCTTTTGTTTCCCAAAATCCTTACACTCAACAAAGTTTGATGTCTCGTACACCTAATCAAACTGCTGATCTGCCAAGTCTTTCTTTTGCGGATTACTACCAGCGCGGTGATACTGCTTATCATCAACAAGATTATGAACAAGCAGTGGTCAATTTTACCGAAGCTATTAAAAAGAATCCCCAATCAGCCAAGGGGTATATAAATTTGGGTAATGCCCAATATAATTTAAATAATTATGAAGCTGCATTAGCTAATTATAACCAAGCTTTGAAGTTGAATCCTCAAGAAGTGAAAGCCTATATAAGTCGCGGTAATGCTTATTATATGCTGGCTGATTATAGTAGTGATCCTGATAAAGAATACAAACAAGCGATCGCTGATTTTAATGCTGCCATCAGTATAGATAAAACTGATGCAGAAGCTTATATCAGACGGGGTATTGTTCGATTTGAAACTACTAAATATATAAATAATTCTTTTCCAGAATACCAAAAGTCAATTGCTGATTTTACGGAAGCCATTAAACTCAATTCAGCTAAAATAGATGCTTACTTTCAACGGGGTTTGGTTCGTTATCAAATGGCGCAATACAGTAGTAATTATGCAACAGAATATAAACAGGCGATCGCTGATTTTACTGAAGCAATAAAACTTAATCCCCGATTGGCTAAAGGTTATCTAAGACGTGGGATGGCTTACTATGAACTAGCACAATATGGAGAAGGTATAGCTGACAAAAATCATGTTCAAGCAGTTGCGGATTTAGAAACAGCCGCTAAAGTTTCTTTGGAGCAAAATGATATGGATAATTATCAACAGTCCTTGAGTAGTATTTGTATCGTTGTTGCTAATAAATGTGATAGTTTATTATCTAACACAATTCTCACTAGACAAAGTAATTGA
- a CDS encoding PP2C family serine/threonine-protein phosphatase, whose translation MNTSKEISQWRIVTASVCGTSHSKNQQLCQDAHHWQLLANNVLVIAAADGAGSAKLGKVGSMIAVETAIDHLSRQEITSDSLANDDVLRYLLTDAMLVARKAIETEADVCNNQPHDLATTLILMIATPEIVAVGQVGDGLAVAKNGMGNLIALTIPSNGEYINQTTFLTSLVALETAQFKICRDEIVNVGVLTDGLQMLALNMIVGEPHKPFFFPLFEFVANAEDRILAKEHLMRFLSSDKITQRTDDDLTLILAAFINS comes from the coding sequence ATGAATACATCAAAAGAGATTTCTCAATGGCGGATAGTGACTGCTTCTGTATGTGGGACTAGTCATTCAAAAAACCAGCAACTTTGTCAGGATGCTCACCATTGGCAGCTATTGGCTAATAATGTGTTGGTGATAGCAGCGGCAGATGGTGCGGGTTCTGCTAAACTAGGAAAGGTGGGATCAATGATTGCGGTGGAAACGGCCATAGATCATCTTTCTCGCCAAGAGATTACGAGTGATTCTCTGGCTAATGATGATGTTTTGCGTTATTTGCTCACTGATGCTATGTTAGTAGCCCGCAAGGCTATAGAAACTGAGGCGGATGTTTGTAATAATCAACCTCATGATTTAGCAACTACCTTGATTCTGATGATTGCTACACCAGAAATTGTGGCTGTAGGGCAGGTTGGTGATGGTTTGGCTGTGGCTAAAAATGGTATGGGTAATTTGATAGCATTAACCATTCCTAGCAATGGCGAATATATCAATCAAACAACTTTTCTCACGTCTCTTGTTGCTTTGGAGACAGCACAATTTAAAATATGCCGGGATGAGATTGTTAATGTGGGTGTTCTAACTGATGGTTTACAAATGTTAGCTTTGAATATGATTGTTGGTGAACCTCACAAACCTTTCTTTTTTCCTTTATTTGAGTTTGTAGCAAATGCTGAAGATAGAATATTAGCAAAAGAACATTTAATGCGGTTTTTAAGTTCTGATAAGATTACTCAGCGCACTGATGATGATTTAACTTTAATTTTGGCTGCATTTATTAACTCATAA
- a CDS encoding vWA domain-containing protein: protein MIDTFNLDEVVEFAENPEPRCPCVLLLDTSGSMQGERIEALNQGLLSLKDELVKNSLASRRVEVAIITFDSNVNVVQDFVTADKFNPPILTAQGLTIMGSAIHKALDIIQERKSQYRTNGIAYYRPWVFMITDGEPQGELDHVVEQAAQRLQGDESNKRVAFFTVGVENANMSRLSQIAVRSPLKLKGLNFIEMFVWLSASMSAVSHSQVDEQVALPPIGWGSV from the coding sequence ATGATTGATACATTTAATCTTGACGAAGTTGTAGAATTTGCGGAAAATCCCGAACCCCGTTGTCCATGCGTGTTATTGCTAGATACTTCTGGCTCGATGCAAGGAGAACGAATCGAAGCTTTAAATCAAGGTTTGTTGAGTTTAAAGGATGAACTGGTTAAAAATTCCTTAGCATCCCGAAGGGTAGAAGTAGCTATTATTACATTTGATAGTAATGTTAATGTTGTCCAGGACTTTGTAACTGCTGATAAATTCAACCCGCCGATTCTCACAGCCCAGGGGTTAACAATTATGGGTTCGGCTATTCATAAGGCTTTGGATATTATTCAAGAACGCAAATCCCAATATCGGACGAATGGTATTGCTTATTACCGTCCTTGGGTGTTTATGATTACTGATGGTGAACCCCAGGGTGAACTAGATCATGTTGTTGAACAAGCCGCCCAAAGACTGCAAGGGGATGAGTCTAATAAGCGGGTGGCGTTCTTTACGGTGGGCGTAGAGAATGCGAATATGAGCCGATTAAGTCAAATTGCTGTACGAAGTCCCCTAAAATTAAAAGGATTGAATTTTATTGAGATGTTTGTTTGGCTGTCTGCGAGTATGTCAGCGGTGTCTCATTCTCAGGTAGATGAACAGGTAGCACTACCACCAATTGGTTGGGGATCTGTTTAA
- a CDS encoding response regulator, whose amino-acid sequence MKNTGTFTKLSPQGLLRQLSNCYETTRLQAHSNYVSWLIYIEQGKIIYATHSVEPFDRLERQMRRLHSQIPLVDNEVRVQMRLMFEPEDNHHLPNQIPEYEAINWLVNEQHLLLDHATLLIQELVKEVIESFLLIETGDFELTEPLGNFTKLSKLDVNDIIEKCQNQLQNWRYLGRYISSPYQRPYLLVSSKFQDKRLPPLKENITNWMNGFSLRHLAIIMNQDELQLALSLYPYIVKGSIVLHEPDPPFDKLPKTCGSSLLFSEDSTELIRGKLFVADVAPSQDSSPETPIISQNHLAVQQLVPNVADLPPEDFSPEVVNNNIEADSQKVKINTRITQKTYKIISVDDSPTILKEISRYLEDENFTLVTINEPVKAVMSIIRHKPDLILLDLNMAGIDGYELCKIIRNNSMFKTIPIIFVTSNKGIIDKVKARFVGASGYLTKPFTRAELLKMIFMHLA is encoded by the coding sequence ATGAAAAATACTGGCACATTTACCAAGTTATCACCCCAAGGTTTATTAAGACAATTAAGCAATTGTTATGAAACTACCCGTTTGCAAGCACATAGTAACTATGTATCTTGGTTGATATATATAGAACAAGGAAAAATTATCTATGCGACTCATTCAGTAGAACCCTTTGATAGATTAGAACGACAAATGCGTCGTCTCCATTCACAAATTCCTTTAGTTGATAATGAAGTGCGTGTACAAATGCGCTTGATGTTTGAACCTGAGGATAATCATCATTTACCTAACCAAATTCCCGAATATGAAGCGATTAATTGGCTAGTTAATGAACAACATCTCTTGCTTGATCACGCAACATTACTGATTCAAGAATTAGTTAAAGAAGTAATTGAATCATTTCTCCTCATTGAAACAGGTGATTTTGAACTAACAGAACCACTGGGAAATTTTACCAAACTTTCTAAGTTAGATGTTAATGATATCATCGAAAAATGCCAAAATCAGTTACAAAATTGGCGGTATCTTGGTAGATACATATCTTCTCCCTATCAGCGTCCATATTTGTTAGTTAGTAGCAAATTTCAGGATAAAAGATTACCACCACTCAAAGAAAATATTACCAATTGGATGAATGGTTTTAGCTTGCGTCATCTAGCGATTATTATGAATCAGGATGAGTTGCAACTAGCTTTAAGTTTATACCCCTATATTGTTAAGGGTTCGATAGTATTACATGAACCAGATCCCCCATTTGATAAGTTACCAAAAACTTGTGGAAGTTCATTACTATTTTCTGAAGATAGTACAGAGTTAATTAGGGGTAAATTATTTGTTGCGGATGTAGCACCCAGTCAAGATTCTTCTCCAGAAACTCCAATTATTTCGCAGAATCATCTGGCGGTTCAACAGCTAGTACCAAATGTTGCTGATTTACCTCCAGAGGATTTTTCACCTGAAGTTGTTAATAATAACATAGAAGCCGATTCACAAAAAGTCAAAATCAATACGAGAATTACCCAAAAGACTTACAAAATTATTTCTGTAGATGATAGTCCTACAATTCTCAAGGAAATCAGTCGTTATTTGGAAGATGAGAATTTTACTTTGGTGACTATTAATGAACCAGTGAAAGCAGTTATGTCAATTATTAGACATAAACCGGATTTGATTTTACTGGATTTGAATATGGCGGGAATTGACGGTTATGAACTATGTAAAATTATCCGCAATAATTCCATGTTTAAAACTATTCCCATTATTTTTGTGACTAGCAATAAGGGAATTATAGATAAGGTAAAAGCGAGATTTGTCGGTGCGTCTGGATACTTAACTAAACCTTTTACCCGCGCTGAGTTGCTGAAAATGATCTTTATGCACTTGGCATAA
- a CDS encoding AAA family ATPase has product MSEQLLETETVIAINDDREIDLEGAFQESHIQEILDKLDQELVGLKSVKNKIKEMAALLLVDRIRKSLGLDAGAPSLHMTFLGNPGMGKTTVAMRMAEILYRLEYIRRENVMLVTRDDLVGQGIGQTAPKTREVLNNAMGGVLLVDEAYTLYRPDHPGDFGLEAIEILMQVMENQRDDIVVILAGYKTQMEHFFHSNPGMNSRIGLHIEFNDYSVDNLMIIAQSIVKAQNYCFSPDAEKAFREYLIKRKTMAHFANARSVRNAIDRARLRQANRLLSSGKKLNKQDLITIEAVDILASRVFREGVPDCETES; this is encoded by the coding sequence ATGAGTGAACAGCTTTTAGAAACAGAGACAGTTATTGCCATCAACGACGACAGAGAGATTGATTTAGAAGGTGCTTTTCAGGAATCTCATATTCAAGAAATTCTTGATAAATTAGATCAAGAGTTAGTCGGATTAAAGTCCGTCAAAAACAAAATCAAAGAAATGGCAGCTTTATTACTAGTTGATCGCATTCGCAAAAGCTTAGGATTGGATGCAGGTGCGCCTAGTCTACACATGACATTCTTAGGCAATCCAGGCATGGGTAAAACCACAGTAGCCATGCGGATGGCAGAAATTCTCTATCGTTTAGAATATATACGTAGAGAAAACGTAATGTTAGTAACCAGAGATGATTTAGTAGGTCAAGGTATTGGTCAAACAGCACCCAAAACCAGAGAAGTTTTAAATAATGCTATGGGTGGTGTCTTATTAGTAGATGAAGCCTATACATTATATCGTCCAGATCATCCTGGAGATTTTGGCTTAGAAGCCATTGAAATTCTCATGCAAGTCATGGAAAATCAACGAGATGATATAGTAGTCATTCTCGCTGGGTATAAAACGCAAATGGAGCATTTTTTCCATAGTAACCCCGGCATGAATTCTCGCATTGGGTTACACATCGAATTTAATGATTATAGCGTTGACAATTTGATGATTATTGCCCAATCTATAGTCAAAGCACAAAACTATTGTTTTAGTCCAGATGCCGAAAAAGCCTTTCGGGAATATTTAATTAAACGTAAAACAATGGCTCATTTTGCTAATGCCCGCAGTGTCAGAAATGCTATAGATAGAGCAAGATTACGTCAAGCAAATCGTTTATTAAGTAGTGGGAAAAAATTAAATAAACAGGATTTAATTACCATTGAAGCAGTAGATATTTTAGCAAGTCGAGTATTTAGAGAAGGTGTTCCTGATTGTGAAACCGAAAGTTAG
- a CDS encoding mechanosensitive ion channel family protein, translated as MILRFLAVAGTMVITIGSVTKATAQFSPLPFLPTPSGSTNKVDDKMTSGWIYLDGRPLFTITASKTNFPERFQNIQQNLQDITHNYLQTSATELKVQNRTVKGLPTIFVNDQYLMTITYEDAGQVNPLTLANQISDGLQQHLQQAKQERQTKSLIQQGEIAAVGTLAMIIISWGVRRWQKHLRKNAADSIPSISTNIASITTLLNQQHQQHLQEVKTRLFQTAQAGIWGSGSLIILGLFPYTRALQIGILTIAQIPIKLTIVAVGTYVAVRFTYALIDHFTSTIVSGGALLTPETSERLQLRISTFSGVTKSITTIIFVGAGSLLALISLGIDIVPLLAGAGLVGVAISLASQNLIKDAINGFLIIFEDQYALGDMITVGTVGGLVEKLNLRMTQVRDSEGRLITIPNSEVKIVANLSSRWSRADLSIPVSYQADVDKALKLIEDVGLEMSQDPDWQNQILEKPNVLGVEHFSDRGVMIRVLIKTQPLKQWTVAREYRRRLKISLDAAGIYIPVPQQANWVTEF; from the coding sequence ATGACATCTGGCTGGATTTATTTAGATGGTCGTCCTTTATTTACCATCACCGCATCAAAAACCAATTTTCCCGAACGTTTTCAAAACATTCAACAGAATTTACAGGATATCACCCATAATTACTTACAGACATCTGCAACAGAACTTAAAGTCCAGAATCGGACAGTTAAAGGATTACCGACTATTTTTGTGAATGACCAATACCTGATGACTATCACATACGAAGATGCTGGACAGGTAAACCCATTAACATTAGCCAATCAAATTAGTGATGGGTTGCAACAACATCTGCAACAAGCCAAACAAGAAAGACAAACAAAGTCTTTAATTCAGCAAGGTGAAATTGCTGCTGTGGGGACACTGGCAATGATCATCATCAGTTGGGGTGTTAGACGTTGGCAAAAGCATTTACGCAAGAATGCAGCCGATTCTATCCCCTCCATATCCACCAATATTGCATCAATCACCACACTATTAAATCAACAACACCAGCAGCATCTTCAAGAAGTCAAAACCAGACTATTTCAAACAGCACAAGCAGGGATTTGGGGTAGCGGTAGTTTAATCATTTTAGGACTATTTCCCTACACACGAGCCTTACAAATCGGGATTCTCACTATTGCCCAAATTCCCATCAAGTTAACGATTGTGGCTGTGGGAACTTATGTAGCTGTGCGGTTTACCTATGCCTTAATAGATCATTTCACCTCAACGATAGTTAGTGGTGGGGCTTTATTAACTCCAGAAACATCCGAACGCTTGCAGTTGAGAATATCCACATTTTCCGGCGTAACTAAAAGTATCACTACGATTATTTTCGTTGGTGCAGGTAGCTTACTAGCTTTGATATCCTTGGGGATAGATATCGTTCCGCTTTTAGCTGGTGCGGGTTTAGTAGGTGTGGCTATATCCCTCGCTTCCCAAAACTTAATCAAAGATGCAATTAACGGCTTTCTGATTATCTTTGAAGATCAATATGCCCTGGGTGATATGATTACCGTCGGCACTGTAGGTGGTTTAGTGGAAAAGTTGAATCTGCGAATGACTCAAGTTCGAGATTCAGAAGGGCGCTTAATTACCATTCCTAATAGTGAAGTCAAGATTGTAGCTAATCTCTCCAGCCGCTGGTCACGGGCTGATTTGAGTATTCCGGTTTCTTATCAAGCCGATGTAGACAAAGCTTTGAAGTTAATTGAAGATGTGGGTTTAGAGATGAGTCAAGATCCTGACTGGCAAAATCAAATTCTGGAAAAGCCTAATGTTTTAGGAGTAGAACATTTTAGCGATCGCGGTGTCATGATTCGCGTCTTAATCAAAACTCAGCCCCTCAAGCAATGGACTGTAGCCAGAGAATACCGTCGTCGTCTCAAAATCTCCTTAGACGCAGCCGGAATTTATATTCCCGTACCCCAACAAGCCAACTGGGTTACTGAATTTTGA